A window of the Ogataea parapolymorpha DL-1 chromosome V, whole genome shotgun sequence genome harbors these coding sequences:
- a CDS encoding Conserved hypothetical membrane protein gives MLRRVRLLRQVRLNSNVPGRPNESGDLEKIPKHSNVSSSGSIPPIKTSISNMLAKKKVEYNPEDNKEGVTYEFHAPQSPLEVRSEQIRKSHQASKWRKMLPSLAVGGALIWGFYAYNYFTADKKEAIPDLLLPDRFLPYLVSFKYQVDQDHYLIELTRKNRGSILAPHQQLFDGKRIWSVEIKQPEINIVRNYTPLPLYVAGIDPDTQEPHLRLVTKPEEEGKFVLLVKRYDSGEFSRWLTSRKLLDEVELRGPVVEYKVPYHPLDKFPARPQLQPLLSKIQPDPEYPENIPKPETWAFYAAGTGVLPLLQMLYSPNPPKGFINAYVSLRKESNLPSQLKTLNYFAEKCGRAKFTYLISDNGDRLEAKHVSRPQLPNFSGLMDVKISEEVYRQKLLAQKRQEVKNQIQGARIEERPLQEEDVIPKLDIRLQPQNAFQQFSFFRKQPPQVYPSFAFICGPEGFISYVSGRPNLNNLEQKDTGDLSGLLKDKGWTLSNIKRLI, from the coding sequence TCTCAATTCAAATGTTCCGGGACGGCCAAATGAATCGGGAGATTTGGAAAAGATCCCAAAGCACTCAAATGTAAGCTCATCTGGCTCCATCCCTCCAATAAAGACGAGCATATCCAATATGCTAGCGAAAAAGAAAGTGGAGTATAACCCCGAGGACAACAAAGAGGGTGTCACATACGAGTTTCATGCTCCCCAATCACCATTGGAGGTCCGCAGCGAGCAGATTCGTAAGTCTCATCAAGCATCAAAATGGAGGAAAATGCTTCCCTCCTTGGCTGTCGGAGGTGCTCTGATCTGGGGTTTCTATGCATACAACTATTTCACCGCCGACAAGAAGGAAGCCATTCCAGACCTACTTCTGCCCGACCGATTTTTGCCTTATCTGGTGTCTTTCAAGTACCAAGTCGATCAGGATCATTATTTAATTGAGCTCACAAGGAAAAATAGAGGAAGCATATTGGCTCCCCATCAACAACTGTTCGATGGAAAAAGAATATGGAGTGTTGAGATCAAGCAACCTGAGATCAACATTGTGCGCAACTATACACCATTGCCTCTGTATGTTGCGGGAATCGATCCTGACACACAGGAGCCTCATCTGCGACTAGTCACCAAACCAGAGGAGGAAGGTAAATTTGTACTTTTGGTCAAGCGATACGATAGTGGTGAATTTTCGCGCTGGTTGACGAGCCGCAAGCTGCTAGACGAGGTGGAATTGCGCGGCCCAGTTGTGGAGTATAAGGTCCCGTACCACCCATTGGATAAATTCCCTGCAAGGCCTCAATTGCAACCACTGTTGTCAAAAATCCAGCCTGACCCTGAGTATCCTGAAAATATCCCAAAGCCGGAGACGTGGGCGTTCTATGCGGCAGGAACTGGCGTTTTGCCTCTACTCCAGATGCTATACTCGCCAAACCCACCGAAGGGCTTCATCAATGCCTATGTTTCGCTGCGCAAGGAGTCTAATCTTCCAAGCCAGCTGAAGACGCTCAACTATTTTGCTGAAAAGTGCGGACGTGCTAAGTTTACCTATCTTATAAGTGACAACGGAGACAGGCTAGAGGCCAAGCATGTGTCGAGGCCCCAGCTCCCGAATTTCTCAGGCCTGATGGATGTGAAAATCAGCGAAGAAGTTTATAGACAGAAGCTGCTTGCACAGAAAAGACAAGAAGTTAAGAACCAAATCCAGGGAGCGAGGATCGAAGAACGTCCATTGCAGGAAGAGGACGTTATTCCAAAGCTGGATATCCGGCTACAGCCCCAGAACGCATTCCAGCAGTTTAGTTTCTTCAGGAAACAGCCACCGCAAGTGTACCCGTCGTTTGCATTTATTTGCGGGCCTGAGGGTTTTATCAGTTATGTGAGTGGCCGCCCGAACCTCAACAATCTAGAACAAAAAGACACAGGAGACCTTAGCGGCCTGCTTAAAGACAAAGGCTGGACATTAAGTAACATTAAAAGGCTTATTTAG
- a CDS encoding Tryptophan--tRNA ligase, mitochondrial, translating to MFRRFVSTVSVEYVNSPTFSLPRGSMLVSGIQPTGAFHLGNYLGATKTWHTIARKLDPSSQMVLFIADLHSLTVPQNYSVLKKQRFEAYASLLACGLDPAKVTIYHQAAVPEHTQLQWALTCFAGMGLLNRMTQWKAKADLKNDAQIQNELGAVKLGLFAYPVLMAADVLLFNATHVPVGQDQAQHLELTRDLVSAFNKQTKTKFFHYPKTLMAPSNKILNLRDPSKKMSKSDPDELTKITITEDPKSMRMKIMKATTDSIDGPLTFDPEQRPGISNLITIYSAIANQTIEETVPQIKDLSKRDLKELVAEAVVKELQEPNRVYKELMSSPDLLHKLSLEGADKARAVASKNLKEVYKILGMDMEK from the coding sequence ATGTTCCGCAGATTTGTCTCTACAGTGTCTGTGGAATATGTCAACTCTCCCACGTTTAGCTTACCCCGAGGCTCGATGCTAGTTAGTGGCATACAGCCAACGGGGGCTTTCCATCTCGGAAATTATCTCGGAGCTACGAAGACCTGGCACACGATAGCCCGAAAACTCGACCCTTCGTCCCAAATGGTTCTCTTTATCGCCGATCTGCACTCCCTCACTGTGCCCCAGAACTATTCTGttttgaaaaagcagaGATTCGAGGCATATGCGTCTCTGTTGGCCTGCGGCCTAGATCCTGCAAAAGTTACAATATATCATCAAGCTGCCGTGCCCGAACACACGCAGCTGCAATGGGCACTGACCTGTTTTGCTGGTATGGGACTTCTCAACCGGATGACGCAATGGAAGGCCAAAGCAGATCTGAAAAACGATGCCCAGATACAGAATGAACTGGGAGCTGTCAAGCTCGGGCTATTTGCATACCCCGTGCTAATGGCTGCCGATGTGCTGCTATTCAACGCTACACATGTCCCTGTGGGCCAGGACCAGGCGCAGCACCTGGAGCTCACAAGGGATCTTGTGTCTGCGTTTAACAAACAGACCAAGACCAAGTTCTTCCACTATCCAAAAACCCTGATGGCACCTTCCAACAAAATTCTGAATCTGAGAGATCcgtcaaaaaaaatgtcCAAGTCCGATCCCGACGAGCTCACAAAGATAACCATCACAGAGGACCCGAAGTCCATGAGAATGAAAATCATGAAAGCCACCACAGACTCCATAGATGGACCCTTGACATTCGATCCGGAGCAGAGACCAGGTATTTCTAATCTGATCACCATTTATTCGGCTATTGCGAACCAAACGATAGAGGAGACAGTGCCGCAGATCAAGGATTTGTCCAAGCGAGATCTGAAAGAGCTTGTGGCCGAAGCGGTGGTGAAAGAGCTGCAAGAGCCTAATAGAGTTTACAAAGAGTTAATGTCCTCACCAGATCTGCTCCATAAATTGAGTTTGGAAGGAGCAGACAAAGCACGAGCCGTGGCCAGCAAAAACTTGAAAGAGGTGTATAAAATCCTTGGCATGGATATGGAGAAGTGA